GCCAATTAGAACagttataaactttattgtatttctttCGAAATTACAAGTTAAATGACGACCATTCTGAATGGCTACATAAACATGTGGTCATTAAATCCTGGGGGTGGGAGATGGTCAGCGTCCGGCGGAGGCGCGCGTCGGCCGGGGCGCGGGCCGGCGCCCGGGGGCCCGAACGGGTCGAAGCGGGCCCCGGGCGGCACGGCACCCCTGCATTGgaatacaataaacaaatttaaatgattataACCTTCGTCGAGTGGATTATTTAAATCCTAATCTTAACTATCCCAACGAATATTGTCACTTTCTCCGGCTGCAGTGTTATCATATTATGACGCAGTATCGTCAGATTGTGTTCAGTCTGTCcttatattcaaattcttaatatttatttcaggctTATGATGTTAGTAAccatttataataacttacactagtgttagtaaaaacaaatatttctgCCATATATTACGAATGAAGagataaatttcaatatccggctaatataatattatggacATTTTTGTACCTGGGTAACCCTCCAGGGATGCCCATACCGGGGTCGTCAGGCAGTCTATTGGGTCCAAAGGGGTTGAACAACATCCCTCCAGCGCCAGGTGCGAAGGGATCCAAATCAGACCGGCCCAAATTGCGGAGGGGAGATGGAGGCATATCCctggaaaattaaatatattagtagttGCAAgagtaaaatatagtttaaggTAGAAGTAGTACTTAAGTAGTGAGCCTACTGGCATGATAGAGGCATCTTTAAATGTTAACAGACCACTgtttcagcatttcttctcagcagcggtCATTCTGAAATGCCAGTTATTTGTAGCTTTGtgagaaatactatataatttaaaagtttctgTGAAGgtctgatttctgaataaatagtTTGACTTTTGCtttctatttctttcttttatttaaaaattaaagtattgtGTTGTATTCTTGCAGCCGAATCAAATTCATACTAGGTTCCtcttcattcattcatttcattgcTGTGGgtaagaccgtccgcctgtgatcgaaaggacTCAGTTGCAactcctacttgtgccacatgagtttctataccaatctaaattgtgtatatagttttcacaggttctatttattattttatagtttatgcTTAAGGCTATGTACtcatgtaacaaaataaataaaatattaaaggttCTAATACAAAATGATATACCATGGATGAGTGTCAGGCTGAACATTGGGTTGAGGCCTGGGGATTCTCAGTGGGTCGTCTGGTGGCATCCTATTGTTTGATTCAACTGTAATCAACAGAAATTGTCatgagtaaaatataaacatgtttaAGAAGATATGGCtcttatttgaatattacttttaaaaacaaatatcttGTAATTTACGTTAACTAAATCAGCTACTTTTCAAATAACAATCAGAATGGTTATGAATATGAAAGAGATCAAAGAAATATTGATTAGTCCTGCCATTGCGTCATTTTACCACCACTAGACTGCACATTAGAAAATTTTGTCATGTTTAATAGAAATGCATACCAGTATTTAGAAGCTGGGTACTTGGACTGGACATCCTCTTATATTGTTGTTATCTTATGTATGTGCAGGATGAAAAAGATTCTAGTTCTGATAGcccttaaattataataaaaaatagtgaaGGCTTTCTACTAACtttgatgatttgatttaacatttaaacAGTCATGGTGAATCTTACAGTTATTAAAAAGACATAATGAATTACCTTTCAATGTTGTTcataattcatataataataagtaaataattatatacaaatgcatcacaatttatgtattaatgaTGCATTATACTAACAGTGTAATATGAGAGTTCGTGAGGGTATATAATTGTCACTTTTCTGCAAAACAcactttgatgaaattaggTACTGGTATGGAAAGACATATAGAGATGTATGTTTCATCTCACTACAAATCTACTtgtcagattttgatgaaatttaaatcctTGGGTTTGGCACAGGTGgtattcatacattttaaaatacctacagaATCTTTCAAATCACAACTGAATAGTATGATATTAACCTCTAGTTGTAGTAGTTTGAGTTTCGGATGAGGTTGTTGCTTTTGATGTAATGGTATCAATGAGATCCCTTTTAATGTTAAACATCAAATCCTTGTGGTCTGGCATCATCTTGTTCACTGGTCCACTGAGTTCTTTTACTACATCTTCAGTTTTTACAGCAATGTTTGTCACTTGTAAATCTTCAGATCTCTAGAAAATTTGTTGTACAATTTGTTATCACACATAGTCCCCATTGGATCCTCTAAGTCATACAAGTCTGATTACAGCagatattatgtaaaaaataattattatcacaaTACTGTTgctgtattttttcttattatttaacatccataattaaatgttaagaGACAAAAAGATTTCTTGgatgatgataaaattaataagtgaAAATTAGAGCAAGCACAATCTTTagataagaatttaaaatagctGCTCAAAAGTTTTTGATTTGAGTGAACAATGTTTAAAACCTTAATCAGATTAATCATCAACAAATTACCATTAAATTAATGATCAAATTTCCGTCAGTGTTGAGTCCATGTAAGATGTACAGCTTGTCTTCTAAGACGTATCTCAAAGTGTAGTTCTCATTATCATTCCATCCTGTTGGCAACAGTTCACTTTTTTCTTCATCGCCGGTTAATGTGCGCTGGAAGTAGTAAGAAAAACATGCATTCTTGTACCTAAACTTAATGACtttcaattattaaatacaattagtGTATTGAAGTTTAATCTTTATATCTTTACTTGGAATATTCATATTGTTTCTTCAATGAATGTTAGTTAACAGACTGTAGTTGTATTTCATTGCATTACTTTTGGAGATGTAGCTGTTATACTGACCTCATCTCCAATACCAATTGTGCGAAAACCTCTTTTTGTCAGATTCCAATGAATAAATGCGACAAGGACATCAGATTTCTTTTTGATATCTTTTTCAACAGTCTTAAATGTTAGGTCCCACCCGTATAGTGGATCTCCAGCcattataactaaaaaaattgataatacgTATAAGTTTTCATGCGATCATTAACTTTTCCACCAGTAATAAAGCAAAATCACAAATAACAATGCAAACCGGCAgaatttttgcaaataatgtTGTCTCATCGCTTcatgttgtttttgttgtaaGAACTGTCACGTCATTGTCAGTGTCACTGTCTAGTCTTAGTCTATGTTGCCATAATAAAgaactttatataaaatttatcatgttTATGACAGGGCATGCATGATAGTAAACCAATCACagaaccaacactgtttaaacgAGTTTTTTCTCCATTTCTTATATCTCAtaattattacagaaaaaatttaaaaagtgcctgtgaaggtctaatttttgaattaaattgcTTTGATTTTGACTTTATCCCACCGACCCAAGaccaagaaaactatatataggTACGAGGGGCAAGTAATGAGATATCTAGAAGATTTATACAACTTTCCGGCTCGACATGACCGGGCACGTgatgagaaaaatatgtttcagcCTTCCCTTTCGTGTGAGAAGATATGACAGAGTCTATATATACGACACTTCTTCTTTTTCAAATCACATTCAcacgtatttataaaaataaattcgattTCTGATTATATGGTTTATACCGGAAtgctttatattatacaaagtaCGTCACTAAAAATCGCTAGATCGGTAATTTATACAAGTAGGCACAGCACTAGGCAACGTAAAAACAACATGGCGGCCAGTGTCAATTCGGGAACGTCGCGATCGTAACgtgaaataatgtattttgttgttttagaaTATGGGTGattatgtgcaataaattaaCGTACTCTGATGTGTAAAGTGttgtgttttacaattttttgtgtaatttaagTGTCAATATGGCCTCGGATAAAATTAAAGTAGCTGTTCGGGTTCGTCCCTTTAACAGGCGAGGTGAGCTAGTTTCattttgctaataaataaaagatttgataTCTTTCAGGTGACTACgtgttttcacattttatctataatatgttTGTTCAGATAAAATGAAGGAAGGCTGCATTACCTATTGCGTTTTAGCACATTGCTTCTCTTTGTATGATTTCTCATGAAAATATTCACTTAATCTAAGGAAACATAAACAATAACTATGTTCTGCTCTGCATAATTAGGGTACataattctttattctttTAGTAATGGTTTTCTCACTAAATATTTGAGAAACTAAAGTGATTTTTTCTAGGTCTTTGATTACTTGGTGTCCTTTTTGGAAGTAGGTAATTTTTCTAATCAGggggttaatttttttcttgtacaTTAGAATGTAGAGACATTAGAATGTCTCTTTGACCTTGAATTTCACttgttatacctatttaagtaTCCTATTCAAAAGTTgaactaataatttatattcttgaAAAAGGTACTTAGTTAAAATTATGTGATGGATAAAAATAGGTAATGTTGTGTAAAGAGCAAAAGACAAGTTCTTATTTAATCTGATATGTGTGTccaatacttatattattgattactaaaattatttatggaaaatCCATCACCCACTCAGTTACATTCCAAATTGATTCGACCTTGTGAATCACTGACTGATTCAATAACAAACTGCTACACATTTATGTAACAAAAGATATCTTTGTCAAAATTGTACTATTCAATACTACAATGAGCTACTTATTTCCAGTTAATCTTTCATGGTCTTAATTGCTAAAACAATGTCTATCATTCAACTtgtttttcatacttttttacattttctattCACCAGTACTCAAGCATGAATATTCttgttatcattatatatacttatgaaGAAGACCATAATATATCCTGATTGATTACTGGACTGAACACTTCTCACTCTTCCTCTGTATTAGAAgtaaaaaactgtaataaaatagcaaatggaaaactgatttttgtttccatttttttGTGAGGAATATTCTATCAGGTTACATTCGTTGCAAAGACCACTTaatcttacaatattttttatgcttgGCCTACAGGATACTTAATGGCCAATGTCATAAAACATCTCTGAGCTGATCTTACATCCAATAACTACTCATCAGATGATGcagttcaatattttattaatattttccataattaatctaactataatattattttagattttggcATTGTGTTAttactgttttataatatctacaaaaATTACCAGACCTAAACCTAGATTtcatgatattataatatacatatattaaaggTAATGTCAGGTCTGGTTATTTCTATAGACATTATAAACAATGTCTACACCTAGACTTGACCAGAATATACCTAATCATTTATTGTTTAACTTCTTGTACCTCCCAAGTCCTGATTAAGCCACTAATGCAGTACTGCATGATTgttgtttatatgtttttaacttaaaaGTAGTCTTAGTAGttcttatatatatgatatataggtAAAATCAGTATTGGTATTTCTGGTATTATCATAATCATGCTGTATAAAGGGAATAGGTATAATAGCATTGTGAAAGCCACAGCTGTGTGACCCATATTGGCTAGCttggtaatatttatttcagctcATTTCAATAAGgtctattttgttttgatattttttgagaaaaacaTTTGGTCttattttcctttattatCTCTTTGAAGATAtggatttattgtaatttccaGGGACGTGTCGATGGTATAACTAACGATTCAATGCAGTTTCCCGTGATTCTGATTCAATTCCTTTTCAGTCTGCCTCTCGCCATTGGTCGATCTTTCTCTGCAGCAGGACATAAAACaagctaaaaaatatttagttattttgtacttaaaaaaaaagaaacagttTGGGCTTTAAAGAGTGGCTCTTTCAGCGTCTTTCGACATGGTAGTTAGATTGGTGGATACAGGGATGTGATTGTGGGCTATTGCTCCACTTTGCGGAACGTCTTAcgtaatttgttattaaatcgattctcagccgttgagccGTTACGGATTACGACGGACGGGACTGTGGTCACTCCTCGTTGGTTGAGCAACATGACGTTTTCAAATACcctgatttttattaaaatattaattatagcCAGCCCCAGtgctaattattaatataaaaaaattacctgttgttaaaaaatgtatattggaTTGGGATTGAAAAGAGAAATGGCTAGATTTAAAGAAGTTTCATGATGTAAGCATCAATACCTATGATTCTTTAAATCTAGCCATATTATCAGCACTTTATGTTTAGGAAGCGAAGCACCGGAACGTCAACTGGTCTCCAATACttcaaagttaatattttttattacaaactataAAACCAACGTTAGGATCGTCTGGCCAGTAACAAGTGTGTTGTACATAAGGCCGACATAAAACAGTCTAGTAGAACCGGATTTGAAAGACTACCGCGGGGTGTAAAGGAACGTCTAAAAATTTGCTCGACGATACGCTGAGCTTGTTCAACTTTATTCTTATATTGTTATGAGTCATAGACCGTTCAAATGCAAAATATTAGACACATACTGCCGACTGAGTCATCACATTACCTGTACCTACCtcagtttattttgtaaacatgttAATAgtatctttgtttttattttagcgtAAAACGGATTGTGCTTTGGTTTCTTGTGCCACTTAGTTGTACCTTGACCGCATTGTTATATAGAGACTAGCCTATAccttatttgaataatactATATACAGTTAGtgtaatacctatttaatgtgaagatgttgcccggggcttcgctcccgtgggaattttgagataaaataaagccaAGATAGCAATCTTGGgtaatgtacctttccaatggtgaaataatttttgaaatcgtttcggtagtttcggagattatccgcctcaaacatacaaacttacaaacgctCAAAACTTACctataatagtaaaaataggccatttattactacttataatattttattactacttataatagtaaaaataggCCATTTAGCCACTTTGTGTTTCGTGTtagtaacataaaattaatccaACCACTATATTATACAGAGGAAGTGCAGGTCTTATCACCtactactatacatatactacCTACATCAGTAGATAGTATAGTAATGTAATCTAGCAACTACCATTATCAATcctataagtacataaagtaTCGTATAGTATCGTATCTTTGTCgtgaaatatatgaaatgaaCTAACTCCCGATGTCTCGTttctaaattacaaattttaatagccTTCATTTCTATATAGAGCAGATTTGTAACAAATTAGGAAGTATACACAGCGAATTGTATTAGCATTCGTGTCACTTGTCGAGACACCATTACCTCACTGTTTGCTCCTCTACCGTGTCTAATGGCACTTGTTTCAGCCGAGTCTTCATTACTTCCACCGCAGCGGATACCGTGTAAGCGAAATGTGGCGTAGATTTGTGACATATTATTGTCCTGATCTAGGTATTCTTTTAAGACATTTATGCTCTTTGAAATCTGACTTCCTTTGTCCGACGATCTGACgacgtgattttttttcctgTTAAACTCTATTAATTATCTTAGACCACATGGTCACATCAATCGTAAGTTGTGAACATTTGGCAAGCTAATATCTAATCTAGTTTTTGTGTCAATACTTATTTGTAAACATCTGTGATTATAAAACTGACTGACTAACTGGAAATGactgaaatttatttgcagataaaaaaaaacattgcttATGAAACTAATGTACCCTACCTACGATATGCTTGATACGCAATAGGTATGAAACCTTTCAGAATTAATGGATAACCGCAACAAAATGTGTTAAAAGGAGATTAGTAAGATCTcgaaattaatcaattatgttatgtattatggcctatatatatgtgtttaaATACGGCATTTTTAGCATTTTTCATTGTGTGggttaaagagaaaataaaaatgagggattactcattaaaatatgtaataaaagcCCATTGTCCCACCAGGGAGTCTTTAAAGTAAAAAGCATCTCGCGTTAAATAGGTACTCTCATTTCTTACAGAATTGGAGCTTGGAACACAATGCGTGGTGGACATGGATGGACAGCAGACCATCCTGCAGTATCCACAGGCACACGACAAAGAAAGGTAAATAttagcaaatataaataaaactaaagatTTACATCCAATatcttttaagtttttatgacacaacgatactatgaGCATACGCTCAATTTGTGAAACTCTTGTGTAGTTTGTATCTATATTTCCActcaaatatttgataaagaaAGGTATAGTCACCAATATTTGATTCGCGGAACTCCACGaaaagaacataaaaaaactCGAGTGAGCCGCATCGTAATTACTTTTAGGAAATATCGATAAACGATCTAACCTTAGACTACTTCCGTGCCCCAGATTcatatgaataataaagaataGGAAGAGAGAAGTTTCCACATTTGGATTTTATAGTCAAGGTCCCGAGTGTTTGCGACGTCATAAAATTTTGGCATATAATTACTACTAGCGACTCctggaattttatttattt
This DNA window, taken from Plodia interpunctella isolate USDA-ARS_2022_Savannah chromosome 2, ilPloInte3.2, whole genome shotgun sequence, encodes the following:
- the PI31 gene encoding proteasome inhibitor PI31 subunit; this translates as MAGDPLYGWDLTFKTVEKDIKKKSDVLVAFIHWNLTKRGFRTIGIGDERTLTGDEEKSELLPTGWNDNENYTLRYVLEDKLYILHGLNTDGNLIINLMRSEDLQVTNIAVKTEDVVKELSGPVNKMMPDHKDLMFNIKRDLIDTITSKATTSSETQTTTTRVESNNRMPPDDPLRIPRPQPNVQPDTHPWDMPPSPLRNLGRSDLDPFAPGAGGMLFNPFGPNRLPDDPGMGIPGGLPRGAVPPGARFDPFGPPGAGPRPGRRAPPPDADHLPPPGFNDHMFM